The Ignavibacteria bacterium genome segment GACAATGCCTTTATGGTTGTATGTATGTTTGACAGGAGTTATTGTTTATCTAATGATTTCGCCTTACTATGTTTAACATCACAAGACAACAATTGCCGCCTTCGTCAATACCCAACCCGCAACACATTCACGTATTCATCAGAACGTAATTGACGTATACTGGCTATTGGTTAATCCAATCTTGGACGAAGAATTCCATTGTTTGTCGGCATCAAAGACAAAATAAAACTAAACCGATTGACTACTCGACAATTTACTTGCGGGGTAACGGAACTGAATTACACAGTGGAGAGACAATAACAACGAAACCCCGCAAAAAAATACAAAGAGTTGCAACGCATCCTACAAACAATCGCATGTTGCCCCCAATTTGCTTTTACCCGAACGCTCAAAAAGAAACTGCATAATAACTAATCGGGAAACAACATTCTGAAACTCTAAATCCAAAAGGAATATCAATCAAGTTTTTACGAATTCCCCCATAGTACTTCCTTCACAATTTATACATACTTTTACTGCAAATTTTTTTCACTTCTCACGAACAACATCATCTCTTATGAAATCCGAATCCTTTACACTGAGTTCGCAAATGATTTCGCTTCTGGAAAAGAACGGAATAACCATAGCAACGCCAATTCAAAAAGAAATTATTCCAGCAATCATCGAAGGACGCGATGTGCTTGCGCAATCGGAAACGGGTTCGGGAAAAACATTGAGTTTTGCAATTCCGATTATCGAGCATATAAATCACCGCGACGGGATGCGCGCATTGGTGCTTGTTCCCACGCGCGAACTTTGTATGCAAATTACCGAAGAGTTTTACAAATTTTCGCACGGAAAACATATCGGAATTGTTCCCGTGTATGGAGGCGCATCCATCAACAATCAAATCCGCAAACTGAAATCAGCAAACATCATTGTTGCAACACCGGGAAGATTGATTGATTTGCTTCGTCGCCGCGCGCTGAAACTCGACACGATTCAATATCTTGTTGCGGACGAGGCGGATAGAATGCTCGATATGGGATTCATCAAAGACCTCGAAAAAATTCTTCAGTATCTACCGCAGCAACGGCAAACATTGATGTTCAGCGCAACGGTATCGAAAGAAATTGAAACACTCAGCGGGAAATATCTCGTGAACCCGAAACACGTGCGATTGGAATCCAAAGTGCAGCCGTTTTTTCTTCATCAAACGTATTACAAAACATCGAATGAAAAGAAAACGCCGTTGCTTATCAGTTTGCTGAAACGCGAGCGGGAACTTGCGCTTGTATTTTGCAACCGAAAACGCGAAACGGTGAAACTTGCAAAACAACTTGTTGCGAACGATATTCCTGCAAAATGTTTGAACGGCGATATGTCGCAGCAGTTGCGGGAAAAGGTAACCAATGAATTCCGGCAGAAAAAGTTTTCCGTTCTTGTTGCTACCGATGTTGCTTCGCGCGGATTGCACATCGAAGATATTTCGCACGTGTATAATTACGAAATTCCGAAGGACGTGGAATCGTACACGCATCGCGTTGGAAGAACAGCGCGCGCGGGGAAAAAGGGTGATGCAATTTCGTTGGTAGCGAGCGGAAACGAAATGAATTTTTTCCGTCAAATTCTTTTTACGTACAAAGGAGATATCGTGTTGAAAGATGCGGGAAAAATTCCGATTGAACGTTTGGAAACAACAGATGTGCAACCATCGAGAATGAAAAAAGATGAAGTAGTGTTTGAGCGAAAAAAAACAGAAGAGAAAGCCGCGCCGCGACCGAAGAAAGAAGAATCGTTTTCAAAAAAGAGGGAAGAACGAACGTACGAAACGCGAAATAGGAAGAAACGATTTGGTTCTCGTTTTCAGCGCGAAGAACGGTATGGGGCGGAAAGAGCAGAACACCCGTTTTCTCGCAAAAAGAACGAGAAGAAGTTTTCACAAAAAACGAATGAGCGTTTTAGGAAGAGGAAAAAGAGAGAGCAATTTCCGCTTGAGAAAAGTAACGAAAAACAATTTGCGCCCCCAAGAGAAAAGAAAGAAAAAAAGCACGCGCGGTTTTGGGAAGAACAGTGGAAGGAATTGCTGAACGAGTAACTGATGTTGCGTAGGAAAGAAATTTTCCACAAACATCAATGGTTGTGCTAAAAAAAAATCCCGATACATCGGGATTTAACCCAAAAGAATCGTTGATGATTCTTTTTTCGTCCAGCAAGACCGTTTACGGTCTTGAGGATGTCATAACATAGTGTTCTAACGCTACACACTAGAAAATTGTCTCTAAAAGGAATGCAACAAATTTTTTGGGTGCTATATCCTTTTATCACAAACGACGGTTTTTCCAACCGAAGCCAATTCTTCTATTGCATTTACAAGATTCTCCCACAAATATTTTTGCTTTTCTATTTTTACCTGCGCGGCAAATTCTTCTTTCTTATTCTCCGAAAAGAATTTTTGAATTGCAACGGCAAGTTGTTCGGGATTATTTGGTTCAACGACGAATCCTGCTTTTCCATCGGGAACAATTTCTGCAAGCCCTCCAACATTTGTTGTAATCACCGGTTTATCAAAGT includes the following:
- a CDS encoding DEAD/DEAH box helicase, producing MKSESFTLSSQMISLLEKNGITIATPIQKEIIPAIIEGRDVLAQSETGSGKTLSFAIPIIEHINHRDGMRALVLVPTRELCMQITEEFYKFSHGKHIGIVPVYGGASINNQIRKLKSANIIVATPGRLIDLLRRRALKLDTIQYLVADEADRMLDMGFIKDLEKILQYLPQQRQTLMFSATVSKEIETLSGKYLVNPKHVRLESKVQPFFLHQTYYKTSNEKKTPLLISLLKRERELALVFCNRKRETVKLAKQLVANDIPAKCLNGDMSQQLREKVTNEFRQKKFSVLVATDVASRGLHIEDISHVYNYEIPKDVESYTHRVGRTARAGKKGDAISLVASGNEMNFFRQILFTYKGDIVLKDAGKIPIERLETTDVQPSRMKKDEVVFERKKTEEKAAPRPKKEESFSKKREERTYETRNRKKRFGSRFQREERYGAERAEHPFSRKKNEKKFSQKTNERFRKRKKREQFPLEKSNEKQFAPPREKKEKKHARFWEEQWKELLNE